One Perca flavescens isolate YP-PL-M2 chromosome 9, PFLA_1.0, whole genome shotgun sequence genomic window carries:
- the fkbp2 gene encoding peptidyl-prolyl cis-trans isomerase FKBP2, protein MQVIVLFAVAVLSLSPAAVSGADKKKLQIGIKKRVDNCPIKSRKGDVLNMHYTGKLEDGTEFDSSIPRDRPFTFTLGTGQVIKGWDQGLLGMCEGEKRKLVIPAELGYGDRGAPPKIPGGATLIFEVELLSIERRSEL, encoded by the coding sequence ATGCAGGTGATTGTGTTGTTCGCCGTGGCCGTGCTGTCTCTGAGCCCCGCGGCAGTGAGCGGAGCCGACAAGAAGAAGCTACAGATCGGCATCAAGAAGCGAGTGGACAACTGCCCTATCAAGTCCCGCAAAGGAGACGTGCTGAACATGCACTACACGGGCAAGCTGGAGGACGGCACGGAGTTTGACAGCAGCATTCCCCGCGACAGGCCCTTCACCTTCACCCTGGGCACCGGGCAGGTGATCAAAGGATGGGACCAGGGCCTGCTGGGCATGTGCGAGGGCGAGAAGAGGAAGCTGGTCATCCCCGCCGAGCTGGGCTACGGAGACAGGGGAGCTCCCCCAAAGATCCCCGGAGGAGCGACGCTCATCTTCGAAGTGGAGCTGCTCAGCATCGAGAGGAGATCCGAGCTTTGA
- the ncbp2 gene encoding nuclear cap-binding protein subunit 2 translates to MSVKLNALISDSYVDISQYRDQHFKGNRYDQEKLLKQSNTLYVGNLSFYTTEDQVHEIFSKSGDVKRIIIGLDKVKKTACGFCFVEYYTRTGAENAMRFINGTRLDDRIIRTDWDAGFKEGRQYGRGKSGGQVRDEYRQDYDPARGGYGKLASQHRPTEAHNTF, encoded by the exons ATGTCTGTTAAATTAAACGCATTGATTAGCGATTCTTACGTTGACATTAGTCAATACAGAGACCAACATTTTAAG GGCAACCGCTATGATCAGGAGAAGCTGCTGAAGCAGAGCAACACTTTGTATGTTGGGAATCTCTCCTTCTACACCACCGAGGACCAG gtgcatgagatATTTTCTAAAAGTGGAGACGTCAAGCGCATCATCATTGGCCTGGATAAAGTCAAGAAGACAGCCTGCGGATTCTGCTTCGTGGA ATACTACACACGTACAGGTGCAGAAAATGCCATGCGCTTCATTAATGGCACGCGGCTGGATGACCGTATCATCAGGACAGACTGGGACGCCGGCTTCAAGGAGGGGCGGCAGTACGGCCGCGGCAAATCTGGAGGACAG GTGAGAGATGAGTACAGGCAGGACTACGACCCAGCCAGAGGCGGCTACGGTAAGCTGGCTTCGCAGCATCGACCCACAGAGGCACATAACACCTTTTAG